One window of Desulfarculus baarsii DSM 2075 genomic DNA carries:
- a CDS encoding flavodoxin family protein: MPAQVIGFSGSPIKNSNTDRLVQAVLRASGLEWEFVKLSQKNVRPCIACLGCAADNVCKVADDFPALAQKVRAAGALVVGAYPPYGSMDGFTKAFLERLFSLRHQNGLNRGKLAVVAVTGIGRGAPGLEEAAQQVSHALTLEGMEVLGQIKAAGNPECMVCGFGQSCPMSALPWIFGQDLAVTPEKFRAVENDDAAWREAERLGREIARRLGQTRAM, from the coding sequence ATGCCGGCGCAAGTCATCGGTTTTTCGGGCAGCCCCATCAAAAACAGCAACACCGATCGCCTCGTTCAGGCGGTGCTGCGGGCCAGCGGCCTGGAGTGGGAATTCGTCAAGCTCAGCCAAAAAAACGTGCGGCCCTGCATCGCCTGTCTGGGTTGCGCGGCCGACAACGTCTGCAAGGTGGCCGATGATTTTCCGGCCCTGGCCCAAAAAGTGCGCGCTGCCGGGGCGCTGGTGGTTGGCGCTTATCCGCCCTATGGCTCCATGGACGGCTTTACCAAGGCCTTTCTGGAGCGGCTGTTCAGCCTGCGCCATCAAAATGGCCTCAACCGGGGCAAGCTGGCCGTGGTGGCGGTGACCGGCATCGGCCGGGGCGCGCCGGGGCTGGAGGAAGCCGCCCAGCAGGTCAGCCACGCTCTGACCCTGGAAGGCATGGAGGTGCTTGGCCAGATCAAGGCCGCCGGCAACCCGGAGTGCATGGTCTGTGGTTTTGGCCAAAGCTGCCCCATGAGCGCGCTGCCGTGGATTTTCGGCCAGGATCTGGCCGTGACGCCGGAGAAATTTCGCGCGGTGGAAAACGACGACGCCGCGTGGCGGGAGGCCGAGCGCCTGGGCCGGGAGATCGCCCGACGCCTGGGCCAAACGCGGGCCATGTGA
- a CDS encoding TetR/AcrR family transcriptional regulator has translation MNNRQKIIDTALELFNAHGAAAVGTNRIAQKLGISPGNLYYHFKNKQDIIRAIFEMIRADMAEVMKEIPSDLSTEASSAYLLGSMRVVWKYRFFYADLVALLHNDPELRRLFLAMRAHTVSTTMALYRRLIQAGQMNQPEHQWELDSLTLNTWIVATNWVRYLQTCKSDVDVSQADFERGVLHVYSLVMPYLPAQRREDFLRFYLAAQPD, from the coding sequence ATGAACAACAGGCAAAAGATCATCGATACGGCCCTGGAGCTGTTCAACGCCCATGGCGCGGCGGCGGTGGGCACCAACCGCATCGCCCAAAAACTGGGCATCAGCCCAGGCAACCTCTACTATCATTTCAAAAACAAGCAGGACATCATCAGGGCCATCTTCGAGATGATCCGCGCCGACATGGCCGAGGTGATGAAAGAGATCCCCAGCGACCTCTCCACCGAGGCCTCCAGCGCCTACCTGTTGGGATCCATGCGTGTGGTGTGGAAGTATCGCTTTTTCTACGCCGATCTGGTGGCCCTGCTGCACAACGACCCGGAATTGCGGCGTCTGTTTCTGGCCATGCGGGCCCACACCGTCTCCACGACGATGGCGCTTTATCGCCGCCTGATCCAGGCCGGCCAGATGAACCAGCCCGAACATCAATGGGAGTTGGACTCACTGACGCTCAATACCTGGATCGTGGCCACCAACTGGGTGCGCTATCTGCAAACATGCAAAAGCGACGTCGACGTCAGCCAGGCTGATTTCGAACGCGGCGTTTTGCATGTCTATAGCTTGGTCATGCCCTATCTGCCAGCCCAACGCCGAGAAGATTTCCTGAGGTTCTATCTGGCCGCCCAGCCCGACTAA
- a CDS encoding Smr/MutS family protein — protein sequence MAKQKQNKSGQAPKVAGKRQGFNTPFAELKKSLKRVATPPSAQPAQAHAAAPSDQPDPADETIFFKAMADVARLAGAERVRPSDGQPPPLTPPPDDDLEVMAHLADLVAGATEFDLRWSPGFIEGRQPGVAEDLMEQMRRGAFPIQDHLDLHGMSQDQAAAALEDFVARSAAKGMRHVLIVHGRGLSSPGGVPVLKQALPGWLARKRMRRQVLAFCTALGHDGGEGSIYVLLRKWSGPGRGGVFG from the coding sequence ATGGCCAAGCAAAAGCAAAACAAATCCGGCCAAGCGCCCAAGGTCGCCGGCAAGCGCCAAGGCTTCAACACGCCTTTTGCCGAACTGAAAAAAAGCCTCAAACGCGTCGCCACGCCACCGAGCGCCCAACCGGCCCAGGCCCATGCCGCCGCGCCGTCCGATCAGCCCGACCCAGCCGACGAGACCATCTTTTTCAAGGCCATGGCCGACGTGGCCCGCCTGGCCGGGGCCGAGCGCGTGCGGCCGAGCGACGGCCAACCGCCGCCTTTGACGCCGCCACCCGATGACGACCTGGAGGTCATGGCCCACCTGGCCGATCTGGTGGCTGGCGCGACCGAGTTCGACCTGCGCTGGTCGCCGGGCTTCATCGAGGGCCGCCAGCCCGGCGTGGCCGAAGACCTCATGGAGCAGATGCGCCGCGGGGCATTTCCCATTCAGGACCACCTGGACCTGCACGGCATGAGCCAGGATCAGGCCGCCGCCGCCCTCGAGGATTTCGTGGCCCGTAGCGCCGCCAAGGGCATGCGCCACGTGCTGATCGTTCACGGCCGGGGGCTTTCCTCGCCCGGCGGCGTGCCGGTGCTCAAGCAGGCCCTGCCCGGTTGGCTGGCCCGCAAGCGCATGCGTCGCCAGGTGCTGGCCTTTTGCACGGCCCTGGGCCACGACGGCGGCGAGGGCTCGATCTATGTTTTGCTGCGCAAGTGGTCGGGCCCCGGCCGGGGCGGCGTGTTTGGCTAG
- a CDS encoding ATP-binding protein, with amino-acid sequence MKLAVSGKGGVGKTTFSAMLARAFAEKGLEVLAVDADPDANLGQALGFPDYQTITPVSEMKELIDERTESKNNNFGTYFKLNPNVSDLPEKLSVAHDGVRLMVMGTVKKGGGGCICPASTMLKVLMTHMVLTSQQVLILDMEAGLEHLGRGTSRGVDFLIVVVEPGRRSVDTAHTIKKLAADLGVQKILIVGNKIRGPQDEQYLRDALAGFEFLGFISHDQAIIEADMANKCPALFAKTAKEQVGRMADELLTRVAPKK; translated from the coding sequence ATGAAACTAGCGGTTAGCGGCAAGGGCGGAGTGGGCAAGACGACGTTTTCGGCCATGTTGGCCCGCGCTTTCGCGGAAAAAGGACTGGAAGTCCTGGCCGTCGACGCCGATCCCGACGCCAACCTGGGCCAGGCCCTGGGCTTTCCCGATTACCAGACCATCACGCCGGTCAGCGAGATGAAAGAGCTGATCGACGAGCGAACCGAAAGCAAAAACAACAACTTCGGCACTTATTTCAAGCTCAATCCCAACGTGAGCGACCTGCCCGAAAAGCTCTCGGTGGCCCACGACGGCGTGCGACTGATGGTCATGGGCACGGTGAAAAAAGGCGGCGGCGGCTGCATCTGTCCGGCCTCGACCATGCTCAAGGTGCTGATGACCCACATGGTCCTGACCAGCCAACAGGTGCTGATCCTGGACATGGAGGCCGGCCTGGAGCACCTGGGCCGCGGCACCTCCCGCGGCGTGGACTTCCTCATCGTGGTGGTGGAGCCCGGCCGCCGCTCGGTGGACACCGCCCACACCATCAAAAAGCTGGCCGCCGACCTGGGCGTGCAAAAGATTCTCATCGTGGGCAACAAGATTCGTGGGCCCCAGGATGAGCAATACCTACGCGACGCCCTGGCCGGCTTCGAGTTCCTGGGCTTCATCAGCCACGATCAGGCCATCATCGAGGCCGACATGGCCAACAAGTGCCCGGCCCTGTTCGCCAAGACGGCCAAGGAACAGGTCGGGCGCATGGCCGATGAACTGCTGACCCGCGTGGCGCCCAAAAAATAG
- a CDS encoding autotransporter domain-containing protein yields the protein MNVAMAAVGTNPGTGNPNDYGGAGDWLGTADDDQYTNSNGATVSGDVDMTQGGADNLTNDGVVTGDVTLSSDGGGEIDNSGAVGGDIRGSQNSSSGDAGGQNSITNSGAVGGDIFGSYNSTGGASGGENTILNSGSACGFIYGSNNVGDDSEGGYNEVHINVGGTVGVDVYGSNNVGADSTGGINYITNLGTVDNDLYGSNNVGAGSSGGGNMIEIGEDGAVAGDVYGTCNQGANSSGGENQIFNTGTITGSVAGSSNEASGTSGGENSVVNRGVIHGSVAGSNNEANGTSGSGNGALNDGTIDGRLVGSNNQGAGASGGQNVLYNLGTVGQDIVASRNSGAGASGGQNFIINYGQADSFVAGSHNIGANSEGGTNVIYNTGDVAGSILGSYNQGDGSEGGGNSILNVGSASAIEGSANAGAGSSGGENLVLNAGTTYNAQGSWNTGVNSSGGGNTLYNHGSITYNLCGSANVGAGSSGGENQIYNTSAVGDSILGSYNQGANASGGENSIENTGQADYIDGSWNIGDGSSGGENTIYNYAGGLVLTDIYGSANDGVGSSGGDNQIYNYGTVSGSIHGSFNYGANTSGGDNYIANYGTVLGSVYGGVNAGMDTSGGGNHIYNYGTVQGSIRGSDDRGGNATSTGNVIFNYGVVGESIWSGDGDDVIHLLGGSVGGWVLAGDGDDTVIYSGGSSVGSGVSGQSGVDSLSLVGSGVFDADKFFDFERISYDGTGNATFINDWEFTSSLYIRGRLTLPDDQTIGAPTFTLSGSAFINGTLDSRLVTINPGGFLGGVGAILGNVVNHGWFSPGNSIGTMTVIGDYHNASDGVLLIELDPSGACDLVRILNNGVAYLDGYAQVSLPQALYTNGQSWTIISAGAVQGSFLGLQGLPTSQTVSLTPVYHADSVSLDIARVSFASLALTPGQKGVGAALDAIVPLAQARQDQMTQLLLAMDWSYDLSQIRQTLEAANPEMYDAFSAASLSGARTFDRMLWWRSLTARSAANQAAGASGPTQAASQELSANGQAGGGWSAWARALGDWSNQSGDSGHLGYRLGSGGAIVGVDGRVLPWLSTGLAMASSVTNIDWSMAGHEGDQRALNIGLYASADLEAFYLNAAFSYGAYDNSAKRQSWLDGQGVKANADFDGQTWLARLGGGHDWLLAGWRVGPTASLEYVNLREDAFDESGAGLMSLRVKDRSENYLGSRLGARAAYDWACGAATLSPGGYVNWLHNFDADARTVQATFRDYGSAPISVEGLEPAADMLEAGLGLSAAFGPTFSLFVEGTILQSSSWSAQAVTAGLNVAF from the coding sequence ATGAATGTAGCCATGGCGGCGGTGGGCACCAACCCCGGCACGGGCAATCCCAACGATTACGGCGGGGCGGGCGACTGGCTGGGCACGGCCGACGACGACCAATACACCAACAGCAACGGCGCGACGGTTTCCGGCGACGTGGACATGACCCAGGGCGGGGCCGACAACCTCACCAACGATGGCGTGGTCACCGGCGACGTGACCCTTAGCTCCGACGGCGGCGGCGAGATCGACAACTCCGGCGCGGTCGGCGGCGATATCCGCGGCAGCCAAAACAGCTCCAGCGGCGACGCCGGCGGGCAAAACAGCATCACCAACTCCGGCGCGGTGGGTGGCGACATCTTCGGCAGCTACAACTCGACCGGGGGCGCCAGCGGCGGCGAGAACACCATCCTCAACTCCGGCTCGGCCTGCGGTTTCATCTACGGCTCCAACAACGTCGGCGACGACTCCGAGGGTGGCTACAACGAGGTGCATATCAACGTTGGCGGCACGGTGGGCGTCGACGTCTATGGCTCCAACAACGTGGGCGCGGACTCGACCGGCGGCATCAACTACATCACCAACCTCGGCACGGTGGACAACGACCTCTACGGCTCCAACAACGTCGGAGCCGGCTCCAGCGGCGGCGGCAACATGATCGAGATCGGCGAGGACGGCGCGGTGGCCGGCGATGTCTACGGCACGTGCAACCAGGGCGCGAACTCCAGCGGCGGTGAAAACCAAATCTTCAATACCGGGACCATCACGGGCTCGGTGGCCGGCAGCAGCAACGAGGCCAGCGGAACCAGCGGCGGCGAAAACTCCGTTGTCAACCGGGGCGTGATCCACGGTTCGGTGGCCGGCAGTAACAACGAGGCCAACGGGACCAGCGGTAGCGGAAACGGCGCGTTGAACGATGGGACCATCGACGGCAGGCTCGTCGGCAGCAATAATCAAGGCGCGGGCGCCAGCGGCGGCCAAAACGTCCTTTACAATCTTGGCACGGTCGGCCAGGACATCGTCGCCAGCCGCAACAGCGGCGCGGGCGCCAGCGGCGGCCAAAACTTCATCATCAATTACGGCCAAGCCGACAGTTTCGTGGCCGGCAGCCACAACATCGGCGCGAACTCCGAGGGCGGCACGAACGTCATCTACAACACTGGCGACGTAGCTGGTTCGATACTGGGCAGCTACAACCAGGGTGACGGCTCCGAGGGCGGCGGCAACTCCATCCTCAACGTCGGCTCGGCCAGCGCCATCGAGGGCAGCGCCAACGCCGGCGCGGGCTCCTCGGGCGGCGAAAACCTCGTCCTCAACGCGGGCACGACCTACAACGCGCAGGGCAGTTGGAACACCGGCGTCAACAGCTCCGGCGGCGGCAACACTCTCTACAACCACGGCTCGATCACATACAACCTCTGCGGCAGCGCCAATGTCGGCGCGGGCTCCAGCGGCGGCGAAAACCAAATCTACAACACCAGCGCGGTGGGCGACTCCATCCTGGGCAGCTACAACCAGGGCGCGAACGCCAGCGGTGGCGAAAACAGCATCGAAAACACCGGCCAAGCCGACTACATCGACGGCTCGTGGAACATCGGCGACGGTTCGTCGGGCGGCGAAAACACCATCTACAACTACGCCGGCGGCCTGGTGCTCACCGACATCTACGGCTCGGCCAACGACGGCGTGGGCTCCAGCGGCGGCGACAACCAAATCTACAACTACGGCACGGTGAGCGGCAGCATCCACGGCAGCTTCAACTACGGCGCGAACACCAGCGGCGGCGACAATTACATCGCCAACTACGGGACGGTGTTGGGCAGCGTCTACGGCGGCGTCAACGCCGGCATGGACACCAGCGGCGGCGGCAATCATATTTACAACTACGGCACGGTGCAGGGCTCCATCCGCGGCAGCGACGACCGCGGCGGGAACGCGACCAGCACTGGCAACGTGATCTTCAACTACGGCGTCGTGGGTGAATCGATCTGGTCCGGCGACGGCGACGACGTCATCCACCTGCTGGGCGGCTCGGTGGGCGGTTGGGTTCTGGCCGGCGACGGTGACGACACCGTGATCTATTCCGGTGGCAGCTCGGTGGGCAGCGGCGTCTCCGGCCAGAGCGGCGTGGACTCGCTGTCCCTGGTCGGCTCGGGCGTATTCGACGCCGACAAGTTCTTCGATTTCGAGCGCATCAGCTACGACGGCACGGGCAACGCCACCTTCATCAACGACTGGGAGTTCACCAGCAGCCTCTATATCCGTGGCAGGCTCACCCTGCCCGATGACCAGACCATCGGCGCGCCGACGTTCACCCTCAGCGGCTCGGCCTTCATCAACGGCACGTTGGATAGCCGCCTGGTGACGATCAACCCCGGCGGCTTCCTGGGCGGCGTCGGGGCCATCTTGGGCAACGTGGTCAACCACGGCTGGTTCTCGCCCGGCAACAGCATCGGGACCATGACCGTCATCGGCGACTACCACAACGCCAGCGATGGCGTGCTGCTCATCGAGCTGGACCCCAGCGGGGCCTGCGATCTGGTCAGGATCCTCAACAACGGCGTGGCCTACCTCGACGGCTATGCCCAGGTCAGCCTGCCCCAGGCGCTCTACACCAACGGCCAGAGCTGGACGATCATCAGCGCCGGCGCGGTGCAAGGCTCGTTCCTGGGCCTGCAGGGCCTGCCCACGTCCCAGACCGTCAGCCTCACGCCGGTCTACCACGCCGATAGCGTCAGTCTGGACATCGCGCGCGTCAGCTTCGCCTCGCTGGCGCTCACCCCGGGCCAAAAGGGCGTGGGCGCGGCCCTGGACGCCATCGTGCCCCTGGCCCAGGCTCGGCAAGATCAAATGACCCAGTTGCTTCTGGCCATGGACTGGAGCTACGACCTGAGCCAGATCCGCCAGACGCTGGAGGCGGCCAATCCCGAGATGTACGACGCCTTCAGCGCCGCCAGCCTGAGCGGGGCCCGCACCTTCGATCGCATGCTGTGGTGGCGCTCGCTGACGGCCCGCAGCGCCGCCAACCAGGCGGCCGGCGCGTCCGGCCCGACCCAGGCCGCCTCCCAGGAGCTCAGCGCCAACGGCCAGGCCGGCGGTGGCTGGTCGGCCTGGGCCCGGGCCCTGGGCGACTGGTCCAACCAGAGCGGTGACAGCGGCCACTTGGGCTATCGCCTGGGCAGCGGTGGGGCCATCGTCGGCGTGGACGGCCGTGTCTTGCCCTGGCTGAGCACCGGCTTGGCCATGGCCAGCAGCGTGACCAACATCGACTGGAGCATGGCCGGCCACGAAGGCGATCAACGCGCGCTCAACATCGGGCTCTACGCTTCGGCCGATCTGGAGGCCTTTTACCTCAACGCGGCCTTCAGCTACGGCGCTTACGACAACAGCGCCAAGCGCCAGAGTTGGTTGGACGGCCAGGGCGTCAAGGCCAACGCCGACTTCGACGGCCAGACATGGCTGGCCCGCCTGGGCGGCGGCCACGACTGGCTGCTGGCCGGCTGGCGCGTGGGCCCGACGGCCTCGCTGGAGTACGTCAACCTGCGGGAAGACGCCTTTGACGAATCGGGAGCCGGGCTGATGAGCTTGCGGGTCAAGGATCGCAGCGAGAACTACCTGGGCTCGCGTCTGGGCGCGCGGGCGGCCTACGACTGGGCCTGCGGCGCGGCGACGCTCAGCCCCGGCGGCTATGTCAACTGGCTGCACAATTTTGACGCCGACGCCCGGACGGTCCAGGCGACCTTCCGTGACTACGGCTCCGCGCCCATCAGCGTCGAGGGCCTGGAGCCGGCCGCCGACATGCTCGAGGCCGGCCTGGGCCTCTCAGCCGCCTTTGGTCCGACGTTTTCGTTGTTCGTCGAAGGCACGATCCTGCAATCGTCGTCGTGGAGCGCCCAGGCCGTCACCGCCGGTCTGAACGTGGCCTTCTAG
- a CDS encoding glycosyltransferase family 2 protein translates to MSARPLVSVIIPVHNRQRFIAAAVDSALTQTYPSLEVVIVDDGSDDDTPVVCQDLARRHAPRLRWARQANAGPSAARNHAARLARGDLLAFLDSDDLWLPEKLAKQVPLFEDVDVGLVYAGVRGQTPDGALTPPVPRRYCRGRCFFEILGQNPVPTSATVIRSELFAALGGFDEGRWRAEDKHLWLRAARRAKFAAVAEDLVLRRLLPEGLSVNEAAMMLGELSCLDDIQRLFPPQNAWEARRYRQARLWVRRHYGLNMFNQADYAGARAQLWRAQVLAGGDLGSLPQFVVSLLPAGLADRLRAALRRARRPGRAG, encoded by the coding sequence TTGAGCGCCAGGCCCCTGGTCAGCGTGATCATCCCCGTGCATAACCGCCAACGCTTCATCGCCGCGGCGGTGGATTCGGCTTTGACCCAGACCTACCCGTCGCTGGAGGTCGTCATCGTTGACGACGGCTCCGACGACGACACGCCGGTGGTCTGCCAAGACCTGGCCCGCCGCCACGCCCCGCGTTTGCGCTGGGCCAGGCAGGCCAACGCCGGGCCATCGGCGGCGCGCAATCACGCCGCCCGCCTGGCCAGGGGCGATCTGCTGGCTTTTCTGGACAGCGACGACCTGTGGCTGCCCGAAAAGCTGGCCAAGCAGGTTCCGTTGTTTGAGGATGTGGACGTGGGCTTGGTCTATGCCGGGGTCAGGGGCCAGACGCCCGATGGCGCGCTGACGCCGCCAGTGCCTCGGCGTTATTGCCGGGGCCGGTGTTTTTTCGAGATTCTGGGGCAAAACCCCGTCCCCACCTCGGCGACGGTCATCAGAAGCGAGTTGTTCGCGGCGCTGGGCGGCTTTGACGAGGGTCGCTGGCGGGCCGAGGACAAGCACCTCTGGCTGCGAGCGGCCAGGCGGGCCAAATTCGCCGCCGTGGCCGAGGACTTGGTGTTGCGTCGTTTGCTGCCCGAAGGCTTGTCGGTCAACGAGGCGGCGATGATGCTGGGGGAGCTTTCGTGCCTGGACGACATCCAGCGCCTGTTTCCGCCCCAAAACGCCTGGGAGGCGCGGCGCTACCGCCAGGCCCGGCTGTGGGTGCGCCGGCATTACGGCCTGAACATGTTCAACCAGGCCGATTACGCCGGGGCCAGGGCCCAGCTTTGGCGGGCCCAGGTTCTGGCCGGTGGCGACCTGGGCAGCTTGCCGCAGTTTGTGGTCAGCTTGTTGCCGGCCGGCCTGGCCGATCGTTTGCGCGCCGCCCTGCGCCGGGCGCGGCGGCCCGGCCGGGCGGGTTGA
- a CDS encoding DUF3786 domain-containing protein: protein MARVDDYKMSFDMAAQKLADQDFGQLAQRAGATAEGDGLRLHYYGRPVRVGKSPVSVDHLDDGPEIPLAEKALILHYLVNADGTAPTGQWITYREVESGEFYWSAFVKRAKAPLVSFFGERPKLLDQLAPLVGGEGPGHSGDASAIIRALPNAPIMLVIWEGDDEFPADGNVLFDSSIEHYFSTEDIALAAGLPIYKMMALARNQQ from the coding sequence ATGGCCCGGGTCGACGATTATAAGATGAGCTTTGACATGGCCGCCCAAAAGCTGGCCGACCAGGATTTCGGCCAACTGGCCCAACGCGCCGGCGCCACGGCCGAGGGCGACGGCCTGCGGCTGCATTACTACGGCCGGCCCGTGCGAGTGGGCAAAAGCCCCGTCAGCGTGGATCACCTCGACGACGGCCCGGAGATCCCCCTGGCCGAAAAGGCCCTGATCCTGCACTATCTGGTCAATGCCGACGGCACGGCCCCCACTGGCCAATGGATCACCTACCGCGAGGTGGAAAGCGGCGAGTTTTATTGGTCGGCCTTTGTCAAACGGGCCAAAGCGCCGCTGGTGAGTTTTTTTGGCGAGCGCCCCAAGCTGTTGGACCAACTGGCCCCACTGGTGGGCGGCGAAGGCCCCGGCCACAGCGGCGACGCCTCGGCCATCATTCGCGCCCTGCCCAACGCGCCGATAATGCTGGTCATATGGGAGGGCGACGACGAGTTCCCCGCCGACGGCAACGTGCTTTTCGACAGCAGCATCGAGCACTACTTCAGCACCGAGGACATCGCCCTGGCCGCCGGCCTGCCCATCTACAAAATGATGGCCCTGGCCCGCAACCAGCAATAA
- a CDS encoding (2Fe-2S)-binding protein, which produces MSEQHQHGQGCGCGHQHGAAASRDDWRNAPAETIVCHCLGLTKAQIVSAIEQGAFTVALVKTMTGAGRGNDCKQKHPLGHSCEGDLQRLVEAFGQPPEGYARGGGCGCH; this is translated from the coding sequence ATGAGTGAACAGCATCAACACGGCCAGGGCTGCGGCTGCGGCCATCAGCACGGGGCCGCCGCCAGCCGAGACGACTGGCGAAACGCGCCCGCCGAGACCATCGTCTGCCACTGCCTGGGCCTGACCAAGGCCCAGATTGTCTCGGCCATCGAGCAGGGGGCCTTCACCGTGGCCTTGGTCAAGACCATGACCGGCGCGGGCCGGGGCAATGATTGCAAGCAAAAGCATCCCCTGGGCCATTCCTGCGAGGGCGACTTGCAGCGGTTGGTCGAGGCCTTTGGCCAACCGCCGGAGGGCTACGCCAGGGGCGGCGGCTGCGGTTGTCACTGA
- a CDS encoding SH3 domain-containing C40 family peptidase, with amino-acid sequence MRHIFEILRNTHSYSRPNKNLGARLAVLALAALLALGGCAGPSVKPADIQLPPQEAARYLGRHWRLDPAAQARLTKDFWRQYFACWQDPRPEEGLVAMVDEFADKTAQPGLGENLLPRDPAWVEALEANAALASYPNAARPGLTVGWLNLRVLPTDRPSVGEANAPGDLTFDRLQQSLLPPNLPVYVHHQSRDGAWLLVQTPIAWGWLPSRQVAAVSQAQQRRWRAAGFMAFLADDQPVNDRDGRFLFMAGLGCLLPVAENGHGALAAVADQHGNAVIVEAHFDRRWATPHPLPLTAVNLAAVIDGQLGRPYGWGGLFGNRDCSATLQDVFRVFGLWLPRNSGDQAETGRRLGLAGQSAARKEATIVAEGLPGLTILWMPGHVMLYLGDDNGRPVAFHNAWSLRLRDFWGNQGRAILGRALITTLRPGDDLPDLVKPDGVLVNRLEAMTLLVEPSDVLTIR; translated from the coding sequence ATGCGACACATTTTTGAAATTTTGCGTAACACGCATTCATACTCCCGCCCTAATAAAAATCTGGGCGCGCGCCTGGCCGTTTTGGCGCTGGCCGCGCTCCTGGCCCTCGGCGGCTGCGCCGGCCCAAGCGTCAAGCCGGCAGACATCCAGTTGCCGCCACAAGAGGCCGCGCGCTACCTGGGCCGGCATTGGCGGCTGGATCCGGCGGCCCAGGCGCGGCTGACGAAGGATTTTTGGCGGCAATATTTCGCCTGTTGGCAAGACCCTCGGCCCGAGGAGGGCCTGGTGGCCATGGTCGACGAGTTTGCCGACAAAACGGCCCAGCCCGGCCTGGGCGAAAACCTGCTGCCCCGTGACCCGGCCTGGGTCGAGGCCCTGGAGGCCAACGCCGCCCTGGCCTCCTACCCCAACGCCGCCAGGCCCGGCCTGACCGTGGGCTGGCTCAACCTACGCGTGCTGCCCACCGACCGCCCATCGGTGGGCGAGGCCAACGCGCCCGGCGACCTGACCTTCGATCGCCTGCAACAATCGCTCTTGCCGCCCAACCTGCCGGTGTATGTCCACCACCAGAGCCGCGACGGAGCATGGCTTTTGGTCCAAACGCCCATCGCCTGGGGCTGGCTGCCATCCCGCCAGGTTGCCGCCGTCAGCCAGGCCCAGCAACGGCGTTGGCGCGCGGCTGGTTTCATGGCTTTCCTGGCCGACGACCAGCCCGTCAACGACCGCGACGGCCGCTTTTTGTTCATGGCCGGCCTGGGCTGCCTGTTGCCCGTGGCCGAAAACGGCCACGGCGCGCTGGCCGCCGTGGCCGACCAACACGGCAACGCGGTGATCGTCGAGGCCCACTTCGACCGCCGCTGGGCCACGCCCCATCCCCTGCCCCTGACCGCCGTCAACCTGGCCGCCGTCATCGACGGCCAACTGGGCCGACCCTATGGCTGGGGCGGCCTGTTCGGCAACCGCGACTGCTCGGCCACCCTGCAGGACGTCTTCCGCGTGTTTGGCCTGTGGCTGCCGCGCAACTCCGGCGATCAGGCCGAGACCGGACGCCGCCTGGGCTTGGCCGGCCAAAGCGCCGCGCGAAAGGAAGCCACGATCGTGGCGGAGGGGCTGCCGGGGCTGACGATACTCTGGATGCCCGGCCACGTCATGCTCTACCTGGGCGACGACAACGGCCGGCCGGTGGCCTTCCACAACGCCTGGAGCCTGCGCCTGCGCGACTTTTGGGGCAACCAGGGCCGGGCCATCCTGGGCCGGGCCCTGATCACCACCCTGCGGCCGGGCGATGATCTGCCCGATCTGGTAAAACCCGACGGCGTGCTGGTCAACCGCCTGGAGGCCATGACCCTCTTGGTCGAACCAAGCGACGTGCTGACCATCCGCTGA